The Cardiocondyla obscurior isolate alpha-2009 linkage group LG29, Cobs3.1, whole genome shotgun sequence DNA window GACAGTTGTCTTCGTCGATGTTGGAAAtcatctaaaaaaagaaattaaaaaattaaaaaagtataaaattataaattttttatgtattaaatggtttttaaaaaatataaaaaaatatttaagaatatataagaatatatacttacaatttttggtgacaaacgatgacgatcaattactgatgagtggttgcaaggaactgacTGCTCGACGGTTGAAAGATTCATTTtgatccaaattgttttcatgtttatagagataaaaattatcattctcgTTCTCACTCACTTTGCCCTCGTAAACATATGTGCACTCGCTTCAAccctcatttataaaatagactaCGCAGAGAACAAAGGCTGTGTGGCTAAAcgcaaagactctgcaaaacagagggtagttgctattcgatgggtgtacatttcttttgtcggaaagaaataagtcaacgtttttaattccgagaagtaaaagtttgtaaaataattttagacgagggtaaccgaattttttatctgaaagagaTAAGCTAACGGTTTTTTACTAACGGTTTTTTACTAACGGTTTTAAATACCGTGAATATTAGTAAATGactcaatataatttgagagagggtaagaaATGAAATCACATGATTAATTGGTAGTAGGGGGTAGGATATAACGCACTCGTTATACCTCTTTTGTCACAATGCgtgaatctcattagtgattgagcgatcgacgactacgtacgaaatgaacaacgaagaaatcgaagttgatgaagaaatcgatGAGATTCATTCcttgtcggaggatagtgcctgcaacaccgacgacgacgaaacgGTTGAAAATACTACGCGGAAAACGGTCAATTTGCGGAATTTAAGCGCCATTActccgcgtacgaaattttgtgctatatatttttttttacggtgacgagcgaggatacaacgtgtgcgcttcttgtttgataTCGATGCAATACGATTTCTATGACCCCATCTTCAAGATTCGCAAACACGTTGTAGGATCCTATGACAGTCTCTACGGTACGTGGTGCTCGAATTGCAAAGCCGCaacgtttgttataatctcgtgtaatatgtgcccggtgtgcacaactgcgtgagcgagcaatgtacttcgattctacattcgcgttaattgctaatgtaggtttttttattttgttgtatttatcgctaatgttatcttgcttatgtcgttgttttttgttgtatCTAGCGCTAAagttgttgttttgttgtatttattgctaatgccgtatttatcgctaatgtcgttgtctttgtcgtacttattgctactgttgttgtctttcaacttttgagtgcgcgagacgtgtgataaacataaaaaatggATCGAAGTTTCCTCGAGGAAGAGCGTCAACTCTTGTTGCAGGCTAACAACGTGACTACCttggtagaatttttcacttgGGCTGAAAATCGCGACGAGCTAGTAAATCAGCTCGAGGAACGTAGCCGCGCTACGTTCCTACGCGCGCTATATAtcgggtgcgcgcaatccacggtggcgagtatcgcgcgactcctgggtgccaaaaaacatttatacggACGTTATGTGCACCAGGGTGGTGAGTACGCGAGCACtagtgctgccgacggtgatggtgacaaaaagactaatgaactcgattggcgtgagatcgagaccgcgttcaaaagtcatatcgcaacgggtgtggtgataaacacaaactatatCGATCCGCTGTGATTCCTGGAGGACGCCGGTAACGTGGTATACGAGCGCATACGAGACATCgtgcttaaaaacaattgtgtaaaagtgaatactgcgttcaacggtgagtttatggccggggacaaacgcgccaacaaaagtataaccacgaaaaactgtgagattaTTCGAGAAACGGATGTGCGCGAATGGTACCGGCTACACGTtgtcgaacccacgctggcttctctcgaggagtttcaggagcgtgacagcggatgagcgttgtcgcgaattttgaatttgataatcaacgtaaataagtacaatccgatgcgcgcgggatgctacgttacattgccacggaagttagccgctaaaaaagcagtgatatgtgTAAAGTCGATGGACGACAAGTGTCTCGTGTGGTCGCTAGTGGCGGCTCTGTATCCCGCGAAGCAGAACGTgaatcgggaatcgtcgtacccgcattacacaacggtgttgaacgtcgagggtgtacAGTTTtccgcgactcttaaagacgttgcaagactcgaacgattaaacgatatctcgatcaatgtgtacgccactgagagatgcggaaaagaaattaacgttctacctgtacacctcactaacgagaagaaagagaaacacgtaaatttattgtacgtacaacgcgacgacgacaacgatgaACAGGAAGTAGAacactttgcgtgtatcaGTAATCTGTCACGCCTCGTCAGCTCacaactaagcggacgcgagcatcgtaaatacatttgtgatcggtacgtatagttttgaatattttattgattttttttctttttaaatatatttttttaaaaatattttattttaggtgtcttcattacttcagttcgagcgagaaatttaagGTTTATATCGTGGATTGTGGAACTTTAAacaactgcgctatacgactacctaacgaggacgacaaatggctcagcttttccaacCACGACAACAAGGAGCGCGTACCGTTCatcgtatacgccgatctggagtgcgtgctgcgaaaaatcgatccaccatcgtcgccggagcaaacgacgtttaactaccaacgtcatgaagtattcagcgtgggatactacgtgcgatgctcgttcgacgagtcgctgtcaagatatgaaTATTATCGCGGACTCGATTGCATCGAGTGGTTCGTTGAGCAGTTAGTGAAACTGGCCCATCGCGTAGAAactataatattgaaaaccgTCCCAATGGAGACTTTGTCGAATGCGCAGCGCGAGGAACATGAGAACGCGACAGTATGCCACGTGTGTGAAAGTCCGTTTGCGgtggacgagaagcgtgtgcgcgatcattgccatatgaccggtcggtatagaggtcccgcgcactcaaaatgtaacttgcaataccgcgacacgcgttacatccccgtcgtgtttcataatttgtcaGGCTACGACGCACACTTTGTCATAAAGGAAATCACCACGGCGTATGAGGGTAAAGTCGATTTgttgccgataacgaaggagaaatacatctcttttacaaaacacgtaaacgatacagctaagggacaggacttgcgaactgcgataaaattgcgcttCATAGATtcgaacaaatttttgaacgttagcctcgacaaattatcgtctttacTCATTAAGGATAAAATGCGAATTTTGCGcggtaaatttgcaaaaattttagAGGAAAATTTTGATCTCTTGAcacgaaaaggtatatttccgtacgagtacgtcgacAGCGTCGAAAAATTGGATGAGTCGagcctaccgtcgcgcgaatcgttcttcagctcgctgactggtgacacggtgagtgagacagattacgcgcacgccgagaccgtatggcagcaatTCTCTATTCAAACTCTAGGCGAGTACAGCAATCTGTACCTCAAAACCGATGTACTGTTActggctgacgtatttgaaaattttcgcgatagatgcgtcgagagtaacggactcgatcccgcgcactaCTACACCTTGCtcggtttcacgtgggacgcgatgctcaagcatacgcgtattaattttgaactgTTGACTGACATCgatatggtgatgttcgtcgaacgcggtatacgcggaggtctcagtcaatgctccaacagatacgcgcgagctaataacagatacatgcggccggggtacgactcgttgaaaccttcgtcgtacatcgtgtattacgatgtaaacaacttgtacggttgggctatgtgtcagccgttaccgtacgcggattttGAATGGGTCAACGACGAAGATCTCGCGAACttcgacgtagacgcgatcgccgtggaCTCACCTACGGATTATATCCttgaggtggatctcgagtatcctgcaagcgtgcacgacatgcaccccgatctgccgttctgtcccacacgagagaaaccaccgggggcgaaacatgataaaaaaacttttggctacgctgtaccataagaagcgatacgtcatACACTATtgcaatctgcagctgtgcacgcgtcacggtCTTCTCGTCACCAAGATTTACCGcgcgctgcgattcactcagtcagcatggttgcgcgattacatcgagcacagcacgcgacatcgaactcgcgcgaccaatgatttcgagaaaaatttgttaaaacttatgaacaatgcggtgtttggtaaaacgatggagaacgtacgaaatcgcgtcgacgttcgattgctctcgcagtgggacggtcggtacggtgtggaagcgatgatcgccaaacctaattttcacagcagaagtgtattcgcggaaaatttggtggctgtggaattgcgtaaactcgaggtgaaaTTCGCTAAGCCGATATACTATGGTATGTccatactcgacatatctaaggtgtgtttgtacgagtttcatcacgagtacatgttaccaacttttggagacaaatgtagcgtcatgtataccgacacggacagtctcgtgtacagcgtccagtgtgacgatgtatacgagatgatgaagcgtgatatcgctcggttcgacacgagcgactatccacctgataacgcgtacggtatgcctctcgcgaacaaaaaaataccgggtttaatgaaggatgagtgcaacggtgcgattgTTACAGAGTTTGTAGGACTCAGCGAAAATGTACGCGATCAAGGTGGACGGTAAAAGTGAcactaaaaaagcaaaaggtgtaaagagtggagtcgtggcgtgaactataacgttcgacgattatgtcaagtgtctcgagaatgagatcgctatgactcgcgaccaatcgtgcgtaagatcgaaattgcatCAAGTGTACACCGTGTAGACGCTTATTCGATTACAGAGCGCAGGAGGAGGTTTCGCTGGCGAGGTCTTGAAATTATCTTCGACAAATTCCTTTCTTTAACGATAGTCGGTGGTTTATTATGTACActatatacaaattttttttagtattaaattatgCGCCTTGCGGCGCCGGGCTTTGCCCGTACAAAAATCGGTTTTAAAGCCTCTCGCGATATGTGATGTGCGGCGCGATAATTGTGACGCTTATCGGGCCCCACTTTTCGTCGCCGGGGTATTGAATCGGCTCTTCGATCTCGTCCTCCGACGTGGTAGCCCAAGGGTCGGTCTGCACCCCTTTTTCGTTTGTAGTTGACGCGTGGTCAAAGAGGTGCTTCTCCGTCTGTGTCGCCGCGTTTTCTCCTATGCCGGTTATTAGCTTGGGCGACGGTTTTGGTCAGCTCAGCGAGGTATCCCTCCAGATGCGTTGATCGTGCGGGCCTCTCAGGAATATTTTTGGTGGCCGCGTTAATTGCGGTGGCTCTAGCTCGATCTCGTGGAGGATCCACGGCCGTAGTACGAAGCCAGTTATGTGTTTGGGCCTCGGTGACGGTGCTGGTCTCGTCGTAACGCTTTTTAATATTCCTGGAGTCCCCGGCGGGAATATCACTTCCTCGCGGATCCGCggtaaattattgttttcgtCCCTCTCGTCCGGtttatcgttgtcgtcggGACTCGGCGGGACGTACTTTGGTGTTTTTGGTAGTCACCGGCCTCTCCGCGTTCGTTTTGGCGGCATCCGTTTCTGGAACTCTATTCTTTTTACGTGGCTTCCGCTAATGTGCCTTTTATCTCGCACTAAGAGCGTACTTTTACAAAAAGAGACGAATTCGCTTTTTTCGTATCGCTCTTGTCGATCCTggcctttttattttcgcttttgTCCTTTTTTACTCGCGGGTTGTTAGTTATTTATCTGCGGCTCCTAGTGGTTGTTATTATCGTTAATCTTCCGTCTTGTTACCGCGGCGTACATAGCCGTATGACGGGTTGCGTTTTCTGTATGCCGCGTTGCCTTCCTCCTGGCGCGTTACTCTTTGTGACGACTTTATTGGGCCGCCACACACCgtatccgagacaaagatcgctttgagtccgtacaacgacaagcgatatctcgtgccagactcgaccaacaccttaccatggggtcattatcgcacacctctataattatatatgtattacagatgtatcaaatgtattatagattgcgttaatgtatacagtacacatgtacgcagtatacagtacacatgtacgcagtatgcagtacacatgtacgcagtatgcagtacacatgtacgcagtatgcattatgtagtatgtagtatgcagtatgcagtatgcagtatgcagttttatattttattattttaaatacatcgaatcgcatataaatgtgtgaaataaaataataaggatatacatgtatgcagtatacagttttatataattttcttattttaaaatacattgaatcgcatatacatgtgtaaaaagaaataaaaaactttattaaacgatgctgtttttgtcgatccatgAATTGTGTGATTCATCAAATCCCAGCCATTtcacgtagaccttgtcacccttcttacgcagaaccttctccaccagatataCGTCCGGGTGTGTCGCGCGGAGCAACTCatgctcgtagaacgctccggctATCGCCTTACCGCGATAATCCTTGAGCAGATAGGTCGCTGGATTGGTTTGCTGCATcttgacgatcgtgaaaacctcggtggtccaattcggagtgtatccctttttgaaaatcattttaaacttgctcacgcgtactttatcaccgaccctgaatttggccggagcggctatctttatcgcgctgtacacggtgtcaagaagtttcttggcgatctcaggtgtcacgtcgatgggccgcatgccgatcgttcggtgcttgcgcctattatacttgtctacgagacgcggtagcgcgtcgaaccactcgtaattgccgttaagcgtaaacatcttccacataatgtttttgagtgtgcgattgaatcgctCGACTACTGACGCCTTTAACACCAAGTACGTTGTGTAATGATTGACACCGCGTTTCGCGAAGAGCCGTTGTACGTCGGCGTTGTAAAACTCCTTTCTCATATCGGTTTGTAGATTTTTCGGACATCCtccgctctttcgcatcaactccgctaaagcgtcagccgtttTGCTGCCGCCTTTATTCTTCAGCGGTATTGCCCACGcatacttgccgagtacgtcgatgacgatgagaatgtaacggtaacctcggttgaaacgcgcgtacggttgcatctcgacgatatcagcctgccacaaatcgtcgtatcccttgaccacga harbors:
- the LOC139112487 gene encoding uncharacterized protein; amino-acid sequence: MDRSFLEEERQLLLQANNVTTLVEFFTWAENRDELVNQLEERSRATFLRALYIGCAQSTVASIARLLGAKKHLYGRYVHQGGEYASTSAADGDGDKKTNELDWREIETAFKSHIATGVVINTNYIDPLCLHYFSSSEKFKVYIVDCGTLNNCAIRLPNEDDKWLSFSNHDNKERVPFIVYADLECVLRKIDPPSSPEQTTFNYQRHEVFSVGYYVRCSFDESLSRYEYYRGLDCIEWFVEQLVKLAHRVETIILKTVPMETLSNAQREEHENATVCHVCESPFAVDEKRVRDHCHMTGRYRGPAHSKCNLQYRDTRYIPVVFHNLSGYDAHFVIKEITTAYEGKVDLLPITKEKYISFTKHVNDTAKGQDLRTAIKLRFIDSNKFLNVSLDKLSSLLIKDKMRILRGKFAKILEENFDLLTRKGIFPYEYVDSVEKLDESSLPSRESFFSSLTGDTVSETDYAHAETVWQQFSIQTLGEYSNLYLKTDVLLLADVFENFRDRCVESNGLDPAHYYTLLGFTWDAMLKHTRINFELLTDIDMPLPYADFEWVNDEDLANFDVDAIAVDSPTDYILEVDLEYPASVHDMHPDLPFCPTREKPPGAKHDKKTFGYAVP